A window from Mogibacterium neglectum encodes these proteins:
- the murG gene encoding undecaprenyldiphospho-muramoylpentapeptide beta-N-acetylglucosaminyltransferase — MRIILTGGITGGHIYPALAIADQFKEIDKDAEFLYLGSDEGMERYIVPKYGYDLKYIDSRWFDRSSPLKLAKTLFKNERGKRQAIRVMKQFKPDLVMSTGSFVSVPVVLAARTLKIPIYIHEQNAYPGVANKLLSKYARRVFLGFEAARKYFPSEKVVYTGNPVRSEFGEQNRELARSELGIAQDDFVVLIFGGSLGAETINDIGLAIINKYGNDGNVTILFGTGKDYYEHVNDRLTMDGKKIPTNVRVMPYISEMVKMLSASNVIICRSGALSTAEVTMAGRAAIFIPSPNVTGDHQYYNAKAVADNGGAVLITEDGDVEVRVLNALKALSTDASILKDMEEGSYKSAPVDAAKIICEEIISDVKARRR; from the coding sequence ATGAGAATTATTTTAACTGGGGGAATCACTGGTGGTCATATTTACCCTGCATTAGCGATTGCAGATCAATTCAAAGAAATAGATAAGGATGCAGAGTTCCTATACCTAGGTTCTGATGAGGGTATGGAACGCTATATCGTACCAAAATACGGATATGATTTAAAGTATATCGATTCCAGGTGGTTTGACAGAAGCAGTCCGCTTAAACTCGCTAAGACACTTTTCAAAAACGAAAGGGGTAAGAGACAGGCGATTAGGGTAATGAAGCAGTTTAAGCCTGATCTTGTGATGAGCACAGGCAGCTTTGTAAGCGTGCCAGTAGTTTTAGCAGCAAGAACTCTTAAGATCCCGATATATATTCATGAGCAGAATGCTTATCCTGGTGTAGCCAATAAGCTCCTTTCTAAGTATGCTAGAAGGGTATTTCTCGGGTTTGAGGCAGCAAGAAAGTACTTTCCTAGTGAGAAAGTAGTGTATACAGGAAATCCAGTTAGAAGTGAATTTGGAGAGCAAAATAGGGAACTTGCACGTTCTGAACTAGGCATAGCGCAGGATGACTTTGTTGTCTTGATCTTTGGAGGTAGTTTAGGTGCTGAGACTATTAACGATATAGGACTTGCGATAATTAACAAATACGGAAATGATGGCAATGTAACTATCTTGTTCGGTACAGGCAAGGATTACTATGAACACGTCAATGATAGATTGACCATGGATGGCAAGAAAATACCTACAAATGTCAGAGTGATGCCTTATATTTCTGAAATGGTAAAGATGTTGTCTGCAAGCAATGTAATTATATGTAGATCGGGTGCGCTTTCAACTGCGGAAGTAACCATGGCTGGACGCGCAGCTATTTTTATTCCATCACCAAATGTTACAGGAGATCATCAATATTACAATGCGAAAGCCGTAGCCGATAACGGAGGCGCCGTTCTTATCACCGAAGACGGCGATGTAGAGGTTAGGGTACTCAATGCTTTAAAGGCTCTTAGTACAGATGCATCTATTTTAAAGGATATGGAAGAAGGAAGCTATAAATCAGCTCCAGTCGATGCTGCAAAGATAATTTGTGAAGAGATAATTAGTGACGTAAAAGCTAGACGGAGATAG